From the genome of Coriobacteriia bacterium:
CGCCAACATCCTCGACATCAGCCAGACCATCCTCGACGGCATATTCACGATGAGCATGATCGTGGAGCTCGACGAGTCCGCGACGTCGTTCGACACGCTGAGCCAGGCACTCAAGCCGCTCGACGACGAGCTGAACGTGCAGGTCAAGGTGCAGCGAGAGGACGTCTTCAAGTTCATGTACCGCATCTAGGCACGCGCCCGATCCCGTCAAGCCCGCAACTGCCGCCTGGCTAAGAGGTGTGATTCTATGGCACGCAAGGACGCCTTTGATTTGTACGACCACTTCGAGTCGTGCAACTACATTGACCCGAGCAACTACAAGCGCACGAACGTCAAGCGCGGCCTGCGTAATGCCGACGGCACGGGCGTCATGGCCGGTTTCACGAACATCTCGAACGTGCACGGTTATATCGTCAGCGAAGGCGATCAGATCCCGTGCGAGGGCGAGCTCACGCTGCGCGGCTACGACATCCGCGCGCTCGTCGACGGTGTCATGGACGAGGGGCGCTTCGGCTACGAGGAGCTCGTCTACCTATTGCTGACCGGCGTGCTTCCCTCAGCAGACGAGTTGTCGAGCTTCCAGATGCTCATCGATGAGCAGCGCGACCTGCCCAAGAACTTCATCAACGACCAGATACTGACACATCCCTCGCGCGACGTCATGAACATGCTAGCTCGCGCCGTCCTGCAGCTCTACGCCGATGACCCGGAGCCCAACGACACGGGCGCCAAGCACGAGATCGACACGGCGACGATGCTCATCGCCCGCATGCCGCGCATCGCCGTGCTCGCCTACTATGCGATGAAGCAGTACTACGAGGGCGGCGATATGGTATGGCACGGGCCCCAGGAGGGGCTGTCCGCCGCGCAGACCATCCTCGACATGCTACGCCCCGATCACGAGTACACGGCCGACG
Proteins encoded in this window:
- a CDS encoding ACT domain-containing protein, which translates into the protein MEKTRVVVTVLGADRSGIVAAVATKLSENNANILDISQTILDGIFTMSMIVELDESATSFDTLSQALKPLDDELNVQVKVQREDVFKFMYRI